TCGAATGTTTTAATAAGAGTAGTGGTTTCTATTGTTGGAGGAATGTTTTTAGGCTTTGGTGCCAGATGGTCAGGAGGTTGTACCAGTGGGCATGGAATAAGCGGGACACTTCAACTCGCAGTTTCCAGCTGGGTTTCAGCGATATTTTTCTTTGTCGGAGGAATTTTAACAGCATTTTTAATGTTTAATAGCGGATTCGGAGGATAATATGAATGAAAAAAAAATTACTACGATTCCTGAGAAGAAAAATTATTTCCAATTGATAATTGGATTAGTATTCGGAATATTCTTTGGATTTCTCCTTCAAAAAGGTGGTGCAACAAAGTATGATGTTATCATTGGGCAATTACTTCTTGTAGACAACACTGTAGTGAAAATCATGTTGTCTGCTGTGGTGACAGGTATGATAGGAATTTATTTCATGAAAACCATGGGATTGATTCAACTTCATCCAAAGCCCGGTTCGTTCGGTATGAGCGTTGTTGGGGGATTGATCTTCGGTGTCGGTTTTGCCGTCTTAGGTTATTGTCCCGGTACAATTGCCGGTGCGGTAGGGAATGGTTATCTTGATGCCATAACAGGTGGTTTAGTAGGTATTATTATTGGTGCTGGTCTTTATGCGTCAATATATCATAAATTAAAAGGTAAAATATTACAGAAGGGATATTTTGGTAATATAACCTTACCTGAATTGTTTAAAGTGAACGATTGGGTGATCGTGTTACCACTGAGTGCAGCATTGATCTTTCTTCTATATTGGATGGAAAAAGCAGGTTTGTAGAACTAATAAATTAGGAATATTATGAAAGAAATACTACATATAGTATCAATCATTATTGGAGGTATCGGTGCAGCTGTAATTACCTGGGGAGTTATACTGATAACTTTCAGATTAATTATTCTAGAATTTAAGCGAATTAAACAGGGATCTATTTACAGAGAAAGAGAAACAGTCCGTCATCAGCTTGGATCTTATC
This region of Patescibacteria group bacterium genomic DNA includes:
- a CDS encoding YeeE/YedE thiosulfate transporter family protein, with amino-acid sequence MNEKKITTIPEKKNYFQLIIGLVFGIFFGFLLQKGGATKYDVIIGQLLLVDNTVVKIMLSAVVTGMIGIYFMKTMGLIQLHPKPGSFGMSVVGGLIFGVGFAVLGYCPGTIAGAVGNGYLDAITGGLVGIIIGAGLYASIYHKLKGKILQKGYFGNITLPELFKVNDWVIVLPLSAALIFLLYWMEKAGL
- a CDS encoding DUF1622 domain-containing protein, translating into MKEILHIVSIIIGGIGAAVITWGVILITFRLIILEFKRIKQGSIYRERETVRHQLGSYLLLGLEFLISADIIGSIAHPTLNDMAVLGSIVIIRTIISYFLEREVAEFAPPEKK